CACGGAGCTGGCACTGCCAGGTCAGCTCGTCGAGATCGGCGCGATCGTGCTGCTCGACCTCCCGCGCTAGCCACGACCGCGACGGTCCTCACGGCGGAGACCCGTGCCGTGTCACCACGAGAGAGGCAGACATGTCCGATCCGATCCTGGTGCTGGGAGCGACCGGGGGTCAGGGTGGCGCCGTCGTCCGGGCCCTGCGCGGACGCGGGGCCACGATCCGCGCACTGGTGCGGGACCCGGCCGCACCGCGCGCGCGAGCTCTGGCCGAGAACGGGGTGGAGCTCGTCGCGGGCGACCTGTCCGACCGGGCCTCGGTGCGAGCGGCGATGGACGGTGCGGTCGCCGCGTTCGCCGTCACCACCCCGTTCGAGGCAGGCACGGACGCGGAGGTGGCTCAGGGCAGGGCCATCGTCGGCGCCGCCCTCGACGCCCGGCTCCCGCACATGGTGTTCAGCTCGGTAGCCGGCGCCGATGCGGGCACCGGCGTCCCGCACTTCGAGAGCAAAGGCCTGATCGAGACCGAGCTGCGCGCGTCCGGCCTGCAGCACACCGTCCTGGCCCCGACCTACTTCTTCGACAACGCCCTCGGCAGCCGCCACGAGGCGCTCGCCGGGGTGCTGCGGCTCCCGATCACCTCCGACCACCCGCTCCAACAGCTCGACCGCGCCGATCTCGCCGACCTCGCCGCGATCGGGCTGACCGACCCCGGGCGCCTGGCCGGGCGGCGAATCGAGGTCGCCGGCGACGCGCCAACGCCGGCGGAGATGGCCGAGGCACTCACTCGCGTCCTCGGGCAGGAGGTCCGCCACGACCGGCAGGACATCGCCACGATCGGTGACCCCGACATGCACGCGATGTGGACATTCCTCGCCGAGGAGGGCTACCAGGCCGACCCGGTCGCCCTGCGCGCTGAATTCCCCGAGATCGCTTGGACTCGGTTCGCCGACTGGGCCGGGAATGCGCTGACCCCGTTTACGTGACCGGCACCGGTGTCGTAGACCATTCTCCAGTGCAGCTGCTCGTCCACAGGCCACCACGCAGGGCCAGCATTGCGACCCGGTCCTATCGAGTTCCGTTGCGGCACACCGCGTGATTATCGGAGTCGGGTAGCTGGATTCGTGGCCACCGGCCTTCAAAGGATAGCCGTGAGGGACAGGGCTGAGCAGCGCTGAGAGCTCCGATCTCATCGCAGCGAAGCGGCGCATCGCCGAGTTGGGGTTCGAGCTGGCCGCGCACCGGCGGGCCGGCGAGCTACTGGTGAAGGCGGTGGCCAAGGGGCGCTGTGAAGCGACGGCGGTGTGGCCGGCGAGGGCCTGCCCGTCCAGGTCGCCGCCCGCGTGCTCACCGTGTCGAAGTCGCGCTACCTCCGGTTTCGCAGCCGCGGCCCCTCTGCCCGACAGGTGCGGTACGCCCTGTTGACCGACGTGATCCGGGAGCTGCACCAGCCCTCGTGCGGCACCTTCGGCTACCGGCGCGTGCTCGCCCTGGGCCGCGGCCTCGTGATCGCGCACGGCATCGTGGAGCTGCTGATGGCGCGCGCCGGCCTGGCCGGGTCAATTGAACGGCCGCGATGGGAGGAAACCCGCCCGGATCTGATTACAAGGACCTGGTGGATTGCCAGTTCCACCGCGATGGAGCCTACCAGATTGGACCGTTGGAGTCGTCGCCCGGCGACCGACTGCCCGGTCGTACCGGTGCGATCACGGCATTCCGACGGTGGGTCGGCAACCACTTGAGGTCGCGGCTACGCCGGATGGCTCTTAGCCAACTTACTTGACCAAAATGGAGGATGACATGACCGAGCACCTGTCTTTGACCGGCGGCACGATCGCCTACGACGTGAGCGGCGAGGGTCCGCTCGTGGTTCTGGCCCACGGCATGGGCGACACCCGCCGTTCCTACCGGTTCCTCGTGCCGGGGCTGGTGGCGGCCGGGTACCGGGTCGCCAACGTCGACATCCGCGGGGCCGGGGAGTCCAGCACCGGCTGGGACGGGTACAGCCGCACCGACGTCGCCGGTGACCTGGTCGCCGTTGTCCGTCACGTCGGCGGCCCCGCCGTCATCGTCGGCCAGTCGCTGAGCGGGGGCGCGGCCGCGATCGCCGCAGCGTCGGCCCCGGACGTGGTCACCGGGGTCGTGCAGCTCGCCCCGTTCACCCGCAAGCAGACGGTTCCCCTCGGCGGGCTGTTTCGCGTCGCCCGGTACCGGAAGGCGTTGACGCTCCTGACAAGGGTCGGGCTGTTCGGCAGCCTGTCGGCGTGGGTGCAGTACCTCGACCTCGCCTACCCCACTAAGCCAGCCGACTGGGCCGAGGAGCTGGGTCGGACGAAGGCGACGTTGAGCGACCCCGAACGCATGAAGGTCCTGCAGGCCATGGGCCGCAGCGCCCCCACCGATGCCGGCGCGCAGCTGCCCTACATCGTCTGCCGGGTCCTGGTAGTCATGGGCGGTCTGGACCCCGACTGGGCCGACCCCCGCGCCGAGGGCGAGAAGGTCGTCGCCGACCTTCCCGCCGACCTCGGCGAACTGGCCGTCATCGACGGCGCGGGCCACTACCCCCACGCCCAGACCCCGGACAAGGTCCTCGAGCTCACCCTGCCCTTCCTGAACCGGACCCTGGCCCGTGCCTAGGTGTACTGATCGGAGACGTTGGTCGAGGTCGTGTGACGACACGGTCTGACTGATCTTGATAGGTGAGGACCCCCTGGGGTGGTGTGGAGCTGTCTGACGGCACCCACACCACGACCCAGGAGGTCCTCACCGTGCACGCTAACGCCGCGCTGACCCCGACCGCACGACTACGGCTGGGGAAGCTGGTCGTCGAGCAGGACTGGCCCGTCGCCCGGGCTGCGGAACGGTTCCAGGTGTCCTGGCCGACGGCGAAACGCTGGGCCGACCGGTACGCCTGCGAGGGCGAGGCCGGCATGCAAGACCGGTCCTCCCGCCCGCACCACTCACCCTGCGCGACGCCGGCCCCGGCGGTGCGCAAGGTCGTGCACCTGCGCTGGAAGCAACGCCTGGGGCCGGTCGGAATCGCCGCGATCCTGGGGCTGTCGACCTCCACGGTGCACCGCATCCTGACCTCGTGCCGGATCAACCGGCTCTCCCACCTGGACCGGGCCACCGGGGAACCTGTGCGCCGCTACGAACATCCCCACCCCGGCGACCTGGCCCACGTGGATGTGAAGAAGCTGGGCAACATCCCCGACGGCGGCGGATGGCGCTTCGTCGGACGCGCCCAAGGCAAGCGTCATCGGGCCGCGACCCCGGGCAAGCCGCGCAACCGTCACCACCATCCCAAGATGGGCACCGGCTACCTGCACACCGTCCTGGACGACCACTCCCGCGTCGCTTACACCGAGATGTGCGACGACGAAACCGCCGCCACCGCGGTCGCCGTGCTGCACCGGGCAGTGGCCTGGTTCGCCGCCCGCCACGTCACCGTCCGGGCGGTCCTGACCGACAACGGCGCCTGCTACCGCTCACACCTGTGGCGCGAGGCCTGCGCCGAGCTTGAGATCCGCCACCGCCGCACCCGCCCCTACCGCCCGCAGACCAACGGCAAGGTCGAACGGTTCCATCGGACCCTGGTCGAGGGATGGGCGTTCCGCCGGCTCTACGCCAGCGAAACCCACCGCCGCAAAGCCCTACCGGGCTGGATTCACGAGTACAACCATCACCGACCCCACACCGCCTGCGGCGGACACCCACCGATCACCAGATTGACTAACCTGTCCGATCAGTACACCTAGGGCCGGGTTGATGGCAGCCTCGGTCACCGAGTCGGCCAGGGCGCCGGCGAATGACCATCGCGTCTGGGCCCGGCTCGGCGAAGTCGGCATTTCCCAGCGCATCGAGCACCGGGTCGAGGTTCGCCTCGAACAGCGCCAGCAGTGCCGCGTTCGCACCCCGGCCTTCGCCGTCCGCCACCTCCGCGATGCGCGCGTCGGTCGTGGGGTTGCCCTCCGGCAGCTCCGACGTGTGCACGACATGCAGGCCTGCGTCAGGCACGAACCGTGCGAGCCGAGCGGGGAGTTGCGCGTCGACGAGGAACTTCACGCCGCGCCGAGCGGAACCACCCGACCGCCGCCGCGAGCGCCCCGGCCTCCAGAGGTCCGAGCAGGTCGTCATGCTCAAGGTCCGGGTAGTCCTCGAGCACCTCGCCGATCGTCATCCCGGACGACAGCTACGAAGTCGACTCTCCTGGGCTGATGAAGACGCCCTACCTACATCGGAGGTGCCACCTGCAGGACCCAGCACTCGTCGCGGTCGCCCCAACGGAGCGCGGCCCGCTTGCCGATGACGAGGTACCGTGATCAATCACGGAACGCCGTGCCGACGACGGCATCGGGGGTCCGCGACGAGAGGGGCGTCTCGTGGCCCACCGAGTGGCGCTTCCGGAAGCGGTCCTGACCCTGGGGCTGGTAGACGGCGTCGACTACTGCGACTCCTACGCCTGCCCCCGCCGCGTCACCGATCCACCCGCCCGGATCCGCGACGGCCGGTCGGCCGACCAGGTCACCGCTCTGGCATTCGGCACACTTCCGACCTGGCTGCGCCAGATCATCGCCGGCGTCCACCGCCACGTGCTCAGACTCGACCTCGAGCGTCCGTCCACAGTGCCCGTTCCGGGGTGGCGCCGGGTGCACTCCGGGCCGGACCAGGCCGTCTACGCCGTCGACGGCTCGCTCCTCGCGGCCCGACTCGTGGTGTCGGTGACCCCCGCGACGGTCCAGGTCAGCACGCTCGTCCACTACGAGCGGCCGGTGGCCCGCATCGTCTGGGCCGGTGTCGGTCCGATCCACCGGATCATCACCCGCCTCGTGCTGGACCGCGGAGTCATCGCGGAGGGCCGCCGCGACGCTGACTTCCGGGACTCGTGAGCGAACGTCGCCGACGTCGTCACATCCGGTGCGCCCCCCGTTCCTGAACCGCGACGTCAGCTACACCCGCACCCCACCTCCCGAAGCCACGAGGGCGATCAGGATCCACGCCTGGGCGAGAGTGCGATCCCGGGCGCCGACAGCGTCACGCCCGCAGTTGCGGGAACTGATCGTCGCGCCACTCGGCGCTCGCAGCCGCGTCGGGCTCGTCCTGCTCGCGGCGGCGCAGGTCGACCCGCCGGATCTTCCCGGAGATCGTCTTCGGTAGCTCGCCGAACTCCAACCGCCGGATCCTCAGGTACGGCGCCAGGTGCTCGCGGGTGTGCCGGAAGATCGCCAGGGCGGTGTCGCGGTCGGGCTCCCAGCCGGGAGCCGGCGTCACGTACGCCTTCGGCACGGCCAGGCGCACCGGGTCCGGCTGCGGCACGACGGCGGCCTCGAGCACGGCGGGGTGCTCGATGAGCACGCTCTCCAGCTCGAACGGCGAGACCTTGTAGTCCGAGGCCTTGAACACGTCGTCGGTGCGCCCGACGTAGAACAGGTAGCCGTCGGAGTCCCGGGTGGCGGTGTCCCCGGTGTGGTAGTAGCCGCCCGCCATGACCTCGTCGTTCTTCTCGGGCATGTCCAGGTAGCCGACCATGAGGCTGGTCGGACGTCGCGACAGGTCCAGGCAGATCTCGCCCTCGGTCTCCGACGGCTCCCCGGTGACCTCGTCGACGAGGACGACCGGGACACCGGGCAGCGGGCGGCCCATCGATCCGGGCTTGACCACCGAGCCCGGGGTGTTCCCCACCGAGGCGGTGCCGGGCGTAGTTGTAGAGGAAGATCGTCGCTCCGGCGATCCACGGCGCGAAGAAGCAGCTCCAGGCGTGCTTCACCCAGCCCGGTGAGCTGATGTTGAGGTGCACGTCGCCCGGGGTGATCCCCAACCAGAACATCGTGGACAGGTGTCCAACCGGGTAGGACTCGTGGGTGTGCTGCACCAGCTTCGGGCGATGCGCGGGGTCATGTACAGCGCGGTGCGTGAGCACCTGCCCATCGGCGACATCGCCGTCCGCCACGCCGGCGTCGTCGTCGGCAAGATCGCCCGCG
This sequence is a window from Pseudonocardia petroleophila. Protein-coding genes within it:
- a CDS encoding NmrA/HSCARG family protein, giving the protein MSDPILVLGATGGQGGAVVRALRGRGATIRALVRDPAAPRARALAENGVELVAGDLSDRASVRAAMDGAVAAFAVTTPFEAGTDAEVAQGRAIVGAALDARLPHMVFSSVAGADAGTGVPHFESKGLIETELRASGLQHTVLAPTYFFDNALGSRHEALAGVLRLPITSDHPLQQLDRADLADLAAIGLTDPGRLAGRRIEVAGDAPTPAEMAEALTRVLGQEVRHDRQDIATIGDPDMHAMWTFLAEEGYQADPVALRAEFPEIAWTRFADWAGNALTPFT
- a CDS encoding alpha/beta fold hydrolase — translated: MTEHLSLTGGTIAYDVSGEGPLVVLAHGMGDTRRSYRFLVPGLVAAGYRVANVDIRGAGESSTGWDGYSRTDVAGDLVAVVRHVGGPAVIVGQSLSGGAAAIAAASAPDVVTGVVQLAPFTRKQTVPLGGLFRVARYRKALTLLTRVGLFGSLSAWVQYLDLAYPTKPADWAEELGRTKATLSDPERMKVLQAMGRSAPTDAGAQLPYIVCRVLVVMGGLDPDWADPRAEGEKVVADLPADLGELAVIDGAGHYPHAQTPDKVLELTLPFLNRTLARA
- a CDS encoding IS481 family transposase; the encoded protein is MHANAALTPTARLRLGKLVVEQDWPVARAAERFQVSWPTAKRWADRYACEGEAGMQDRSSRPHHSPCATPAPAVRKVVHLRWKQRLGPVGIAAILGLSTSTVHRILTSCRINRLSHLDRATGEPVRRYEHPHPGDLAHVDVKKLGNIPDGGGWRFVGRAQGKRHRAATPGKPRNRHHHPKMGTGYLHTVLDDHSRVAYTEMCDDETAATAVAVLHRAVAWFAARHVTVRAVLTDNGACYRSHLWREACAELEIRHRRTRPYRPQTNGKVERFHRTLVEGWAFRRLYASETHRRKALPGWIHEYNHHRPHTACGGHPPITRLTNLSDQYT
- a CDS encoding DUF5615 family PIN-like protein → MKFLVDAQLPARLARFVPDAGLHVVHTSELPEGNPTTDARIAEVADGEGRGANAALLALFEANLDPVLDALGNADFAEPGPDAMVIRRRPGRLGDRGCHQPGPRCTDRTG
- a CDS encoding DUF2867 domain-containing protein yields the protein MALPEAVLTLGLVDGVDYCDSYACPRRVTDPPARIRDGRSADQVTALAFGTLPTWLRQIIAGVHRHVLRLDLERPSTVPVPGWRRVHSGPDQAVYAVDGSLLAARLVVSVTPATVQVSTLVHYERPVARIVWAGVGPIHRIITRLVLDRGVIAEGRRDADFRDS